From Marivirga harenae, one genomic window encodes:
- a CDS encoding 6-bladed beta-propeller, producing the protein MKLISSIVLWSFLSLLVFSCAESEKTEELDSRSIKINLDKAQTLKVSDHFKLKDVIYFSDSLVVDHLIKSSVVNDKLVLHCGWGLDYLLIKDMKTGAEVAISAKGEGPNQYQKLSDFFINHKGQIELLDGQAGKILTYNLKGELLSVYQNEKLQNAGSFLSLNGEDYFIYGGNFYAGKSGYQMQIWNKNEGKVKSSYIPFDEQKAGFMLFMEPRNFSKNPASFYQVYNQHVYELSEDAVEDSLYLDFGQHNIPAELFENSYQDVREFSQAMAKSGYAYGLGNFLLEENLLFASVRKNEQNFHFYTNTKTGESTVFDKISNDVFGLKTDEKIGYQYRPVAMDGDHIYFLVSMEAQNEHLDEELMSNASKSDLNQRLLSRIQNFEEGDNLAIVKCEITGF; encoded by the coding sequence ATGAAATTAATAAGTAGCATTGTACTATGGTCTTTTTTAAGTCTTTTGGTTTTTTCTTGTGCAGAAAGCGAGAAAACAGAAGAATTAGACAGCCGCTCAATAAAGATCAATTTAGACAAAGCCCAAACCTTAAAAGTAAGCGATCATTTTAAGTTGAAAGATGTCATTTATTTTTCTGATAGTTTGGTGGTTGATCATCTAATAAAATCAAGTGTAGTTAACGACAAATTGGTCTTGCATTGCGGTTGGGGTTTAGATTACCTCCTCATAAAGGACATGAAAACGGGAGCGGAGGTAGCGATATCAGCAAAAGGGGAAGGTCCCAATCAATATCAAAAGCTAAGTGATTTCTTCATTAATCATAAAGGGCAGATTGAGTTACTAGACGGACAAGCAGGAAAAATCTTAACCTATAATTTAAAAGGTGAATTGCTGTCAGTATATCAAAATGAAAAACTGCAAAATGCCGGCAGTTTCTTAAGCCTAAATGGTGAGGATTATTTCATTTACGGGGGGAATTTCTATGCTGGAAAGTCAGGTTATCAAATGCAAATTTGGAATAAAAATGAAGGAAAGGTAAAGTCCAGCTATATTCCTTTTGATGAGCAAAAAGCGGGTTTCATGCTCTTTATGGAGCCTAGAAATTTCTCCAAAAATCCAGCTAGTTTCTATCAGGTTTACAATCAGCATGTTTATGAATTGAGTGAAGATGCGGTAGAAGATTCTTTATATCTTGATTTTGGTCAACATAATATTCCGGCCGAATTGTTTGAAAATTCATATCAGGATGTTAGAGAATTTAGCCAGGCTATGGCCAAAAGTGGATATGCCTACGGTCTAGGAAATTTTCTATTAGAAGAGAATCTACTATTTGCTTCAGTTAGGAAGAATGAGCAAAATTTTCATTTCTATACCAACACTAAAACAGGGGAATCAACTGTTTTTGATAAGATCAGTAATGATGTTTTCGGTTTGAAAACCGATGAAAAAATCGGCTACCAATATAGACCGGTTGCCATGGATGGTGATCATATTTATTTTCTCGTCAGTATGGAAGCGCAAAATGAACACTTAGATGAAGAGTTAATGAGCAACGCATCAAAAAGTGATCTTAACCAAAGACTGCTATCCAGAATTCAAAACTTTGAAGAGGGGGATAATCTGGCGATTGTGAAGTGTGAGATTACTGGATTTTGA
- a CDS encoding YbaB/EbfC family nucleoid-associated protein has translation MFDMMKMMGQIKEVQGKVKQAQENLVHITAEGEAGAGMVKAKVNGKKQLVSIEIDDSLVNDNDKEMIQDLTVAAVNKAMEEVDVLAKEEMRKATDGALPNIPGMDLGNMFNA, from the coding sequence ATGTTTGACATGATGAAAATGATGGGACAAATTAAGGAAGTACAGGGCAAGGTAAAGCAAGCTCAGGAAAATTTAGTCCACATTACAGCAGAAGGAGAAGCCGGTGCTGGGATGGTTAAAGCCAAAGTAAACGGAAAAAAGCAGTTAGTAAGTATTGAAATAGATGATTCTTTGGTGAATGATAATGATAAGGAAATGATCCAGGACTTAACTGTGGCTGCAGTCAATAAAGCCATGGAAGAGGTGGATGTGTTGGCAAAAGAAGAAATGCGTAAAGCTACAGATGGTGCGCTCCCAAACATACCGGGAATGGATTTAGGTAATATGTTCAATGCCTGA
- a CDS encoding serine hydrolase domain-containing protein, whose product MKFLLLLIFSIFLISNEAFSQYYPDREWERKSASSMNMSQQLLDSAVNIASQNENSVDRDSRIAIIEAFSREPYFEILGKTKERAGTAGLIVKEGYIVGEWGDINRVDMTFSVAKSYLSTVAGLALDKKLIDNIEDKVHEYVWDGTFQGDHNQKISWDHLLTQSSDWSGQQFGLYDWADRPPKTGNIDDWRARTLHEPGTHYKYNDVRVNVLAYALLQVWREPLPHILKEHIMDPIGASSSWRWLGYPNSFVNVDGLKVQSVSGGGHFGGGIFINTLDHARFGLLFMRNGKWNDKQLISESWVKSVQISSQAKNDYGYLWWNNSQESWEGVSKDVYYAAGFGGNYIIIDEENELVIITRWIDNSKIGDVVRLVQNSVK is encoded by the coding sequence ATGAAATTTCTCCTCCTATTAATTTTCAGCATATTCTTAATTTCTAATGAGGCTTTTAGCCAATATTATCCTGACCGAGAATGGGAAAGAAAATCTGCTAGTTCAATGAACATGAGCCAGCAATTACTAGATAGCGCTGTCAACATAGCAAGTCAAAATGAAAATTCTGTAGATAGGGATTCGCGAATTGCCATAATTGAAGCTTTTTCCAGAGAGCCTTATTTTGAAATCCTGGGCAAAACCAAAGAACGAGCTGGAACTGCCGGTTTAATTGTAAAAGAAGGGTATATTGTTGGGGAATGGGGAGACATAAACCGTGTTGATATGACATTTAGCGTTGCAAAGAGTTATTTATCTACTGTAGCTGGTTTGGCTTTGGATAAAAAACTGATTGACAATATTGAAGATAAAGTACATGAGTATGTATGGGATGGAACTTTCCAAGGGGACCACAATCAAAAAATCTCTTGGGACCACTTGCTGACTCAATCTTCTGATTGGTCAGGGCAACAATTTGGGCTTTATGACTGGGCAGACCGACCTCCTAAGACTGGTAATATCGATGACTGGAGAGCAAGAACTTTACATGAGCCTGGTACTCATTACAAATACAATGACGTTAGAGTAAATGTACTCGCATATGCACTCTTACAAGTCTGGAGAGAACCGCTCCCACACATTTTGAAAGAGCATATAATGGACCCTATTGGAGCCTCTTCAAGCTGGAGATGGTTAGGTTATCCTAATTCTTTTGTAAATGTTGATGGATTAAAAGTTCAGTCTGTTAGTGGTGGTGGACATTTCGGTGGCGGTATATTCATTAACACTTTAGATCATGCTCGCTTCGGATTACTTTTCATGAGAAATGGAAAATGGAATGACAAGCAGTTAATTTCGGAAAGCTGGGTCAAAAGCGTCCAAATATCATCACAGGCCAAGAATGATTATGGCTATCTCTGGTGGAACAACAGCCAAGAAAGTTGGGAAGGCGTATCCAAAGATGTATACTACGCTGCTGGTTTTGGAGGAAACTATATCATAATTGATGAAGAAAATGAATTGGTAATTATCACTCGTTGGATTGATAATTCCAAAATAGGTGATGTGGTTAGACTAGTTCAAAACTCAGTCAAATGA
- a CDS encoding DUF1028 domain-containing protein, with protein MRPLFIILCAAFFSFNSLAQLNRPSDPLAHTYSIVARDANTGEMAVAVQSHWFSVGTAVSWGEAGVGVVATQSFTNKSFGLRGLAMLKAGLSPQEAMDSLLNNDDGKAFRQVAILDVKGRVATHTGAKCIDEAGHANGDNFSVQANMMLNDTVVPAMEEAWKANSDLPLAERMVKVLDAAQAQGGDIRGKQSAALLVVKAKASDEPWNDRVLDLRVDDHQNPVLELNRFLKVYRAYEHMNQGDYFVEKGKMQEAMNEYNAAMEMFPENLEMQYWTAITLANDGKTDQAVKMLQKIYKQDANWRELTKRLPKVGLLEVDENELKKLLK; from the coding sequence ATGAGACCACTATTCATAATTCTTTGCGCTGCTTTTTTCAGTTTCAATTCATTAGCTCAACTCAATAGACCTAGCGATCCTCTTGCCCATACCTATTCCATAGTAGCAAGAGATGCCAATACTGGTGAAATGGCAGTAGCGGTGCAAAGTCATTGGTTCAGCGTTGGGACAGCTGTTTCCTGGGGAGAAGCTGGAGTGGGGGTTGTGGCCACACAATCTTTTACCAATAAATCATTTGGCTTAAGGGGTTTGGCCATGCTAAAAGCAGGATTAAGTCCACAAGAAGCAATGGACAGTTTGTTGAACAATGACGATGGAAAAGCTTTCAGACAAGTCGCGATTTTAGATGTCAAAGGAAGAGTAGCCACACATACAGGAGCGAAATGTATAGACGAAGCCGGTCATGCCAATGGCGATAACTTTTCAGTACAAGCCAATATGATGCTGAATGATACCGTAGTTCCTGCTATGGAAGAAGCCTGGAAAGCCAATAGTGATTTGCCGTTGGCAGAGCGTATGGTCAAAGTATTGGATGCCGCACAAGCACAAGGTGGAGATATCAGGGGCAAACAATCTGCTGCCCTATTGGTGGTGAAAGCAAAGGCTTCTGATGAACCATGGAACGATCGAGTATTAGACCTAAGAGTAGATGATCATCAAAATCCAGTTCTGGAATTAAACAGATTTTTGAAAGTTTATAGAGCCTATGAGCACATGAACCAAGGCGATTATTTTGTGGAAAAAGGAAAAATGCAAGAGGCCATGAATGAGTATAATGCAGCCATGGAAATGTTCCCGGAAAACCTTGAAATGCAATATTGGACGGCTATAACCTTAGCAAATGACGGCAAAACAGATCAGGCAGTAAAAATGCTTCAAAAGATTTATAAGCAAGACGCTAATTGGCGAGAATTGACTAAAAGATTGCCCAAGGTTGGCTTGTTGGAAGTTGACGAAAATGAATTGAAGAAACTATTGAAGTAA
- a CDS encoding glycosyltransferase family 2 protein, with translation MPDSVAVVILNFNGRDYLEKFLPIVIQNSHPYEVIVADNASTDDSINFLQESHPDIRLIKISENLGYAGGYNYALKEIKSDFYILLNSDVETTPNWIDPVISLMKQNENIVACQPKIKSYHQKEYFEYAGAAGGFIDFLGYPFCRGRIFSHQEKDQGQYDDTIPVFWATGACLFVKAQTFHEVGGLDDKFFAHMEEIDFCWRAKNLGYEIYYCGESTVYHVGGGTLQAESPFKTYLNFRNNWLLLYKNLSKEEFHAIRKRRKRLDVLAAIQFVAKGKRANANAILKAHQDFRKMKNDYEANTSFGQLHPEILQKSIINQFFVKGKKKFSDLKI, from the coding sequence ATGCCTGATAGCGTAGCAGTTGTTATATTAAATTTTAACGGCAGGGATTATCTAGAAAAATTCCTGCCGATTGTTATACAAAATTCCCATCCCTATGAAGTAATTGTTGCAGACAATGCTTCAACAGATGACTCAATTAATTTCCTGCAAGAAAGTCATCCTGATATAAGATTAATTAAGATTTCAGAAAACTTAGGCTACGCTGGAGGTTATAATTATGCCTTAAAAGAAATCAAATCTGATTTCTATATATTACTAAATTCTGATGTGGAAACTACCCCCAATTGGATTGATCCAGTCATAAGTTTGATGAAGCAAAATGAAAATATAGTGGCATGTCAGCCTAAAATTAAGTCATATCATCAGAAAGAATATTTTGAATATGCCGGTGCGGCAGGAGGATTTATTGATTTTTTAGGATATCCATTTTGCAGAGGAAGGATTTTTTCACATCAGGAAAAAGATCAAGGTCAATATGATGACACTATCCCTGTGTTTTGGGCTACTGGGGCATGTTTGTTTGTGAAAGCTCAGACCTTTCATGAAGTAGGAGGCCTTGATGACAAATTCTTTGCTCATATGGAGGAAATTGATTTTTGTTGGCGAGCCAAAAATCTTGGTTATGAAATATATTATTGTGGAGAAAGTACTGTTTACCATGTGGGAGGAGGAACCTTACAAGCGGAGAGTCCTTTCAAGACCTATTTAAATTTTAGAAATAATTGGCTATTGTTATATAAGAATCTCAGTAAGGAAGAATTCCATGCTATTAGAAAGCGTAGAAAGCGTTTGGATGTATTGGCAGCTATTCAATTTGTGGCTAAAGGAAAAAGAGCAAATGCAAATGCAATTTTAAAAGCCCATCAGGATTTTCGCAAAATGAAAAATGACTACGAAGCTAATACCTCATTTGGACAGTTACATCCTGAGATTTTACAGAAATCAATAATTAATCAATTTTTTGTAAAGGGAAAAAAGAAATTCTCTGATTTGAAAATATAG
- a CDS encoding proline iminopeptidase-family hydrolase, with the protein MKIYLAALSLFLLISCQTKESKDQLSAHEGKIQVEGGDIWYKVMGDGDGIPILTLHGGPGGTHRYFYKLSPQNEDRKVILFDQLGSGRSDYHNDTTLMTVDHFVNQVKAVVDHLKLEDFYLLGQSWGGALAVEYYMHHPEGIEGLILTSPLISTPRWEADADTLVTQLPDSLQKIVLEANRTGEYNTPEYDKANSYYWSQFGLRTSKKSHPMDTVEISGNSVIYNYMWGPSEFRCTGTLKDFDRTASLSEIEVPVLFLTGEFDEARPETINYFNSLVPNSRFEVVPASGHSTLNDNPEDYNRFIKEFLSNQK; encoded by the coding sequence ATGAAAATCTATTTAGCTGCGTTGTCACTTTTTTTATTGATTAGTTGTCAAACTAAAGAATCGAAGGATCAACTTTCTGCTCACGAAGGTAAAATTCAAGTAGAAGGAGGTGATATCTGGTATAAAGTAATGGGGGATGGAGATGGTATTCCGATTTTAACTTTACACGGAGGACCAGGAGGGACGCATCGTTATTTTTATAAACTAAGTCCTCAAAATGAAGATAGAAAAGTAATTCTATTTGATCAGTTAGGCAGTGGTAGGTCAGATTATCATAATGATACCACGCTCATGACGGTTGATCATTTTGTCAATCAAGTGAAGGCGGTTGTAGATCATTTGAAGCTAGAAGATTTTTATTTGCTAGGGCAATCATGGGGTGGCGCCTTGGCGGTGGAATATTATATGCATCACCCAGAAGGGATCGAAGGTTTGATTCTCACTAGTCCTTTGATTTCAACTCCGCGTTGGGAAGCAGATGCTGATACATTAGTCACTCAATTACCTGATAGTTTACAGAAAATAGTGCTAGAAGCAAATAGAACTGGAGAATATAATACTCCTGAATATGATAAAGCGAACTCCTATTATTGGAGTCAATTTGGATTGAGAACATCAAAGAAATCTCATCCAATGGATACGGTTGAGATATCGGGTAATAGTGTGATTTATAATTATATGTGGGGCCCAAGTGAATTTAGATGCACGGGAACTTTAAAAGACTTTGATAGAACAGCCAGCTTGTCCGAAATTGAGGTGCCAGTTTTGTTTTTAACCGGAGAGTTTGATGAAGCTAGACCTGAAACGATTAATTATTTTAACAGTTTAGTGCCCAATTCGAGATTTGAAGTCGTGCCAGCATCCGGTCATTCCACCTTAAATGATAACCCTGAAGATTATAATCGATTCATAAAAGAATTTCTATCCAATCAAAAATAA
- a CDS encoding GEVED domain-containing protein produces MNSIFTKLNLIALACFLIGSTAMGQTSQQRAKITNQYNKQVLTELEQNFSAKAQKEKEEAIAMAEQKGWEVKMYLDDGRYAELQKVTATGEPIYYITYNTDAARSTRTNFLNSGGGLGLNLNGDNMTAHVWDGGLARASHQEYDGPGGSNRFSVGDGSSTLNFHAAHVTGTIIASGVQANAKGMAPQANAIGYDWNSDLSEATNAASNGMLVSNHSYGYRASQLPDWYFGAYIAESRDWDNLMYNSPYYMMVVAGGNDGNDNSSNGSPLGGNSSFDKLSGHATAKNNLVVANAQDANVDSNGNLIGVNINSSSSEGPTDDYRIKPDITGNGTGVYSTYESSNTAYNSITGTSMASPNVAGSILVLQEHANNVFGNYARAATIKGVVLHTADDAGITGPDAVWGWGLMNAKRAAETMTGAGDISKVEELTLNNGQSYSVTVESDGTSPLLASISWTDQGGTANTGTTNLSTPVLVNDLDIRVTKNSTTYSPYRLTGVNSNSKGDNNVDPYERVDINNASGSYTITVTHKGSLASGSQDFSLVVTGLSGTPVVCDATTPTSLSPSNVGSNSVDLSWDAVTGTTYDVRYRVSGTSSWTTESTSSSSITLSGLSSTTQYEAQVRSKCSDGSNSNYSSSVSFTTTEVQLVYCDSNGNNVSDEYIGRVQLASLDNSSGAAGSGYADFTSQSTDLGKGDANTITVTPEWTGTVYSEGYSVWIDYNQDGDFTDAGEQVWTQSATQNTPVSGSFTVPTSALSGNTTMRVSMKYNGVPTSCESFSYGEVEDYTVNITTGTPEVCTVPSSLSVSSIGENTATLSWSSESVANDYTVRIRENGTSTWSTLSASSNSRSVSGLSADTEYEWQVRSNCSSSNSNYSSSDLFTTDAPVAITYCNSSGDDSSYEWIQRIVLGSIDNTSGDNGGYADFTNQVANVQRGTSTSMNVQAGFSGSSYTEYWSVWIDLNQDGTFSSGERLVNGSSSSSNLLSATLNIPSTALTGNTRMRVTMKYNAQGTPCETFNYGEVEDYTVNITNSPSNYAMTDFDSELLGKEDNIANFSLYPNPVQGQLNVNIRNIDSSKGIKIYSSNGALVKSINTGKDVNSIDVSTLEKGMYILKANTAKEAVSANFIVK; encoded by the coding sequence ATGAATTCAATTTTTACAAAACTAAACCTCATAGCTTTGGCATGTTTCCTTATTGGGAGCACTGCTATGGGTCAGACAAGTCAACAAAGAGCAAAAATCACGAATCAATATAATAAACAAGTATTGACGGAGCTCGAACAAAATTTTTCAGCCAAAGCCCAAAAAGAAAAAGAAGAAGCTATCGCGATGGCTGAACAAAAAGGCTGGGAAGTAAAGATGTATCTTGACGATGGTCGATATGCAGAACTACAAAAAGTAACTGCAACAGGAGAGCCGATTTATTATATTACTTATAATACTGATGCAGCCCGATCCACTAGAACAAATTTCCTGAATTCAGGAGGCGGATTAGGTTTAAACCTAAATGGAGATAATATGACTGCTCACGTTTGGGATGGTGGTTTAGCACGTGCTTCTCACCAAGAATACGATGGGCCTGGCGGTTCTAATCGTTTCTCAGTAGGTGACGGATCTAGCACATTGAACTTTCATGCTGCGCACGTAACAGGTACTATTATCGCATCTGGCGTTCAAGCAAATGCAAAAGGAATGGCGCCACAAGCAAATGCAATAGGTTATGATTGGAATAGTGATCTTTCGGAAGCTACAAATGCAGCTTCTAACGGAATGCTTGTCTCCAACCACTCGTACGGATATAGAGCCAGTCAATTACCCGATTGGTATTTTGGTGCATACATAGCTGAGTCTAGAGATTGGGACAATCTGATGTACAATTCTCCTTATTATATGATGGTAGTTGCAGGCGGTAATGATGGAAACGATAACTCTTCAAACGGTAGTCCATTAGGTGGCAATAGCTCATTTGACAAATTATCTGGACATGCTACTGCTAAGAATAACTTGGTTGTTGCCAATGCGCAAGATGCTAACGTAGATAGTAATGGAAATTTAATTGGGGTTAACATTAATAGTTCTTCAAGTGAAGGGCCAACTGATGATTATAGAATCAAGCCTGATATTACGGGTAATGGAACTGGTGTTTACTCGACTTATGAAAGCAGTAATACCGCTTACAACTCTATTACAGGAACATCAATGGCATCTCCTAATGTTGCAGGTTCAATTTTAGTTTTGCAAGAACATGCAAACAATGTATTTGGAAATTATGCGAGAGCAGCCACAATTAAAGGTGTTGTTTTACATACTGCTGATGATGCAGGAATCACAGGTCCGGATGCTGTTTGGGGATGGGGTTTAATGAATGCCAAAAGAGCAGCTGAAACTATGACCGGTGCTGGTGATATATCGAAAGTAGAAGAATTGACCTTGAATAATGGTCAATCATATTCTGTTACGGTTGAATCTGATGGAACGAGCCCGTTATTGGCTTCAATTTCTTGGACTGACCAAGGCGGTACTGCAAATACAGGAACTACAAACCTTAGCACTCCAGTATTAGTGAATGATTTAGATATTAGAGTTACTAAAAATTCTACTACATATTCACCTTACAGATTAACTGGTGTGAATAGCAATTCAAAAGGAGATAATAATGTTGATCCATACGAGAGAGTTGATATCAATAATGCAAGTGGTTCTTATACAATCACAGTAACTCACAAAGGATCTTTGGCAAGTGGAAGTCAAGATTTCTCATTAGTAGTAACTGGTCTTTCTGGGACGCCAGTTGTTTGTGATGCCACTACTCCAACTAGCTTATCACCTTCGAACGTAGGTTCAAATAGTGTTGATTTAAGCTGGGATGCGGTAACAGGTACTACCTATGATGTGCGATACAGAGTTTCAGGAACTTCTTCTTGGACAACTGAAAGTACTTCATCTAGTTCTATTACTCTATCTGGATTAAGTTCTACTACGCAATATGAAGCACAAGTAAGAAGCAAGTGTTCTGACGGAAGTAACTCTAATTATTCTTCAAGTGTAAGCTTTACAACTACAGAGGTACAGTTAGTATATTGTGATTCAAACGGAAACAATGTTTCTGATGAGTATATTGGAAGAGTTCAGCTTGCGAGCTTAGATAATTCGTCTGGAGCTGCTGGTTCTGGGTATGCAGATTTCACTTCTCAGTCTACTGATTTAGGTAAAGGAGATGCTAATACAATCACAGTAACTCCAGAATGGACTGGAACAGTTTACAGTGAAGGCTATAGTGTTTGGATTGATTATAACCAGGATGGCGATTTTACAGATGCAGGAGAGCAAGTTTGGACGCAGTCTGCAACGCAAAACACTCCAGTTAGTGGAAGCTTTACGGTACCTACCAGTGCCCTATCTGGAAACACAACGATGAGAGTTTCTATGAAATACAATGGAGTACCTACTTCTTGTGAATCTTTCTCTTATGGTGAGGTAGAAGATTATACCGTAAATATCACTACAGGTACTCCTGAAGTATGTACTGTCCCTTCAAGCTTAAGTGTATCAAGCATTGGAGAAAATACAGCTACATTGAGCTGGTCTTCTGAAAGTGTTGCCAATGACTATACCGTTAGAATCAGAGAAAACGGAACTAGCACATGGTCTACATTATCTGCTTCTTCTAATTCAAGAAGTGTAAGTGGGCTTTCAGCAGACACGGAATATGAATGGCAAGTACGAAGTAATTGCTCAAGCAGTAATTCTAACTATTCTTCTTCTGATCTATTCACGACAGACGCTCCGGTTGCAATAACATATTGTAACTCAAGTGGAGATGATTCTAGTTATGAGTGGATTCAAAGAATTGTGTTAGGATCAATTGACAATACCAGTGGTGACAATGGCGGTTATGCTGATTTCACTAACCAAGTTGCAAATGTTCAGCGTGGTACATCGACTTCTATGAATGTTCAAGCCGGATTTAGTGGTAGTAGTTATACTGAATACTGGAGTGTTTGGATTGACTTAAATCAGGATGGTACTTTCAGTTCTGGTGAAAGATTAGTTAATGGTTCTTCAAGTAGTAGTAACTTATTGAGCGCTACATTGAATATTCCATCTACTGCTTTGACAGGAAATACAAGAATGAGAGTTACGATGAAATACAATGCTCAGGGCACTCCTTGTGAGACCTTTAATTATGGTGAAGTAGAAGACTATACTGTAAATATTACGAATAGTCCATCGAACTACGCTATGACTGATTTCGATTCTGAGCTATTAGGTAAAGAAGATAATATTGCAAACTTTAGCTTGTATCCAAATCCGGTACAAGGTCAGCTAAATGTAAATATCAGAAATATCGATTCTTCAAAAGGTATTAAGATTTACAGTAGCAATGGTGCTCTTGTAAAATCAATCAATACTGGAAAAGATGTCAATAGCATTGATGTTTCTACTTTAGAAAAAGGAATGTATATCTTGAAAGCGAACACAGCAAAAGAAGCTGTAAGTGCGAATTTCATTGTGAAATAA